The following are encoded in a window of Ogataea parapolymorpha DL-1 chromosome VII, whole genome shotgun sequence genomic DNA:
- a CDS encoding Mediator of RNA polymerase II transcription subunit 5: MSSISIPSTDVELTLEQLVNVSLKKNYTPSAFGKLFREFKHRVAANSDEEVDLQCLLTNCAQSPQKLRYVHEILVESDFTGAVDGLTALFGKYMVRIGENDELAILIWLSQISGKVPWKQAIDSPEFVAQLTSFVKGSMQPQTSPKKALMIAKLMVQVLKSCPGPDNSCTSLVQQYLEYLEKHHDTAYRYLNSFFQSYNLSTMQKDYTMPAQEQTGRVSRNIIKVSRLKKIVWLAHQITVAFSPVSETFLQGFKSLLNLSSVATSTTNVSIAFELTVSLFDGLALSTYRTQHIWKHFIVSKLPEVFKLLTISQQNLRDTLTNAFETIKDYDELKQKLMKILAECELVADVGDVLPAQDDLARFQAVFEDANPEFVSLEESGACELVSSVSTLASERRLAQLVTDAVTRFVQEDDHARLKRLLVALTSVPHVLDGVVLHKNPYIFVQPLVTYLDASIDRGFAQDAMDVDGDSSNLQDMHANLGALLLFVAYCGFRYSLDLKREHASSEAVRIMADWDPLLDTTLMEQLQDPQSSINAVMSDWVASLFDTNNTDGVSDELLKKSASVREYYVAIPCVVGQAVRACQLGMIQFDDLVSGLEYCHQPFLLPTFLNVLRHLTALTWTESSLEGSVFGQVLEKLAGAELAGELRVLHGMVLEMANDDLFNCGIRSSPVKPPAPATRLDALIAFVIDSDASQTFELVEVYKNAAGQQLDFFYHELGRLLQEQAQYQPSLFEPLSYELVATLMINYASWYAPETLQKWMVASTDSAAIYNRTGRAKVKIEQYPAEDEMNDSNDSNDKIGDMTFDANLFGFIEEAKLDEPEPQEQFEQHGPDLFQANIAAIAQESSTLVATVLKNLAVRYTHDRE; the protein is encoded by the coding sequence ATGTCCTCGATATCTATTCCCTCCACAGATGTCGAATTGACACTCGAACAGCTGGTGAACGTGAGCTTAAAGAAAAACTACACGCCCAGTGCATTTGGAAAGCTGTTTCGCGAGTTCAAGCACCGCGTGGCCGCcaacagcgacgaggaggtcGATCTGCAGTGTCTTCTGACAAATTGCGCTCAATCCCCCCAAAAACTCCGTTATGTACACGAGATTCTCGTGGAGAGTGACTTCACAGGTGCAGTGGATGGGCTTACTGCGCTTTTTGGCAAGTACATGGTGCGCATCGGCGAGAACGACGAACTGGCCATTCTAATCTGGCTGAGCCAGATCTCGGGTAAAGTGCCGTGGAAACAGGCCATCGACAGTCCTGAATTTGTTGCACAATTAACTTCCTTTGTCAAAGGCAGCATGCAGCCGCAAACAAGCCCCAAAAAGGCCCTGATGATCGCAAAGTTGATGGTGCAGGTGCTAAAGAGCTGTCCGGGCCCAGACAATTCTTGCACTTCCTTGGTGCAGCAGTATCTCGAatatctggagaaacacCACGACACAGCTTACCGCTATTTGAACAGCTTTTTCCAAAGTTACAACCTGTCAACCATGCAGAAAGACTACACTATGCCTGCGCAGGAGCAGACGGGCCGTGTGTCGAGAAACATTATCAAGGTATCGAGACTCAAGAAAATTGTCTGGCTGGCGCACCAGATCACCGTGGCATTTTCCCCCGTGAGCGAGACTTTTTTGCAAGGTTTTAAGAGCCTGTTGAATCTGTCCTCGGTGGCCACGTCCACGACAAACGTCTCGATCGCGTTCGAACTCACGGTGTCTCTATTTGACGGCCTTGCTCTGAGCACTTATAGAACCCAGCACATATGGAAACACTTCATCGTGTCGAAGCTGCCGGAGGTGTTTAAGCTGCTGACCATCAGCCAGCAGAACCTCAGAGATACACTGACGAACGCATTTGAGACGATTAAAGATtacgacgagctcaaacagAAGCTGATGAAAATTCTGGCCGAGTGCGAGCTCGTGGCTGATGTGGGGGACGTGCTGCCCGCACAGGATGATCTGGCGCGGTTCCAAGCGGTGTTTGAGGACGCAAATCCGGAATTTGTATCGCTGGAAGAGTCCGGAGCGTGCGAGCTCGTCAGCTCCGTGAGCACGCTGGCTAGTGAGCGGCGACTGGCGCAGCTGGTTACGGACGCTGTCACCCGTTTTGTCCAGGAAGATGACCACGCGCGGTTGAAGCGGCTACTGGTGGCGCTGACAAGCGTGCCGCACGTACTAGACGGCGTGGTGCTGCACAAAAACCCATACATCTTCGTGCAACCTCTGGTGACTTACctcgacgcgtcgatcgaccgcGGGTTTGCCCAAGATGCTATGGACGTTGACGGCGACTCGTCAAACCTGCAGGACATGCACGCGAACCTAGGCGCCCTACTGCTGTTTGTGGCGTACTGCGGTTTTCGATATTCCCTGGATCTTAAGCGCGAGCACGCCAGCTCTGAGGCCGTCAGGATCATGGCAGACTGGGACCCTTTGCTGGATACGACGCTCATGGAGCAACTGCAGGACCCGCAGTCGAGCATCAACGCGGTCATGAGCGACTGGGTAGCCTCTCTCTTTGACACCAACAACACAGACGGTGTTtcggacgagctgctcaaaaaatCTGCCTCGGTGCGCGAATACTACGTCGCGATCCCGTGCGTGGTTGGCCAGGCTGTGCGTGCGTGCCAGTTGGGGATGATCCAATTTGACGACCTTGTCAGCGGCCTCGAATACTGCCACCAGCCGTTCTTGCTGCCAACTTTTTTGAACGTGCTACGGCACCTGACTGCGCTCACGTGGACTGAGAGCAGTCTCGAAGGGTCGGTGTTTGGGCAGGTGTTGGAGAAGCTTGCAGGTGCCGAGCTGGCGGGAGAGCTGCGCGTGCTGCACGGGATGGTACTGGAGATGGCGAACGACGACCTGTTTAATTGCGGCATCAGGTCGTCTCCTGTAAAGCCGCCAGCACCGGCGACGAGACTCGACGCCCTAATTGCGTTTGTGATCGACTCCGACGCCTCGCAGACATTCGAGCTTGTCGAGGTGTACAAGAATGCTGCCGGAcagcagctggattttttcTACCACGAGCTAGGCCGTTTGCTGCAGGAACAGGCACAGTACCAGCCATCATTATTTGAGCCGTTGAGCTACGAGTTGGTGGCCACGTTGATGATCAACTATGCTTCGTGGTACGCACCGGAAACACTTCAGAAGTGGATGGTGGCGTCCACAGATTCAGCTGCCATCTACAATCGCACCGGTCGCGCAAAAGTCAAAATTGAGCAGTATCCAGCAGAAGACGAGATGAACGATTCGAATGACTCGAACGACAAAATCGGCGACATGACGTTTGACGCAAACCTGTTTGGGTTCATCGAAGAAGCAAAATTGGACGAGCCCGAACCTCAGGAACAGTTTGAACAGCACGGCCCGGACCTGTTTCAGGCCAACATAGCGGCCATTGCGCAGGAGTCCAGCACGCTGGTTGCAACagtgctgaaaaacctgGCTGTGCGGTACACGCACGACC